A single region of the Plantactinospora soyae genome encodes:
- a CDS encoding NADPH-dependent F420 reductase: MRIGILGTGGMAAALGGAWAAAGHDVVIGGRSRERAERTAERIGAVGHGGLEEAARHGEAVLVAVPAAAAPHLVGGLAGSLIGRTVIDCTNPLVPTAEGPVLDTGDTGSVARRLAAAGPGAYVVKAFNLCHVSIWTLRSPTFENVPLAVPFCTDHPTAAATTATLISSIGCTPAPCGGLARAAYLEATAALVIGLWWAGGQPRAAFPSPGEALRP; the protein is encoded by the coding sequence ATGAGGATCGGCATACTCGGAACGGGCGGGATGGCGGCGGCGCTCGGCGGTGCATGGGCCGCAGCCGGGCACGACGTGGTGATCGGCGGCCGGAGTCGGGAACGCGCGGAGCGGACCGCCGAACGCATCGGCGCCGTGGGGCACGGCGGCCTCGAGGAGGCGGCGCGGCACGGTGAGGCGGTCCTCGTCGCGGTTCCGGCGGCAGCGGCGCCGCACCTGGTGGGCGGGCTGGCCGGCAGCCTGATCGGGCGAACGGTGATCGACTGCACCAATCCCCTCGTACCGACCGCCGAGGGGCCGGTGCTCGACACCGGTGACACCGGATCGGTGGCCCGGCGGTTGGCGGCCGCCGGCCCGGGTGCGTACGTGGTCAAGGCGTTCAACCTCTGCCACGTCAGTATCTGGACGCTGCGTTCCCCGACGTTCGAGAACGTGCCACTGGCCGTGCCCTTCTGCACCGACCATCCCACGGCGGCCGCCACGACGGCGACTCTGATCAGTTCGATCGGCTGTACGCCGGCGCCCTGCGGCGGGCTGGCGCGGGCGGCGTACCTGGAGGCGACGGCGGCGTTGGTGATCGGGCTGTGGTGGGCGGGCGGGCAGCCGCGCGCCGCGTTCCCGTCCCCGGGGGAGGCGCTACGTCCCTGA
- a CDS encoding TOBE domain-containing protein, which produces MTMFRIGEAGELLGVSVDTVRRWVDAGRLPAGRDEHGHRVIDGVDLAAFVQAQAGEPEDRAEESSARNRLRGIVTAVVKDTVMAQVDIQAGPFRLVSLMSREAVDELGLEVGSVAVAVIKSTNVMVEKSTVTAASRGRNSS; this is translated from the coding sequence GTGACGATGTTTCGGATCGGTGAGGCCGGCGAACTGCTCGGGGTCAGCGTGGACACGGTGCGGCGTTGGGTCGATGCCGGGCGTCTCCCCGCCGGTCGGGACGAGCACGGGCACCGGGTGATCGACGGGGTTGATCTCGCCGCATTCGTCCAGGCCCAGGCCGGCGAGCCGGAGGACCGTGCGGAGGAGTCGTCTGCGCGTAACCGGCTGCGGGGCATCGTCACCGCCGTGGTCAAGGACACGGTGATGGCACAGGTGGACATCCAGGCCGGGCCGTTCCGGCTGGTGTCGCTGATGAGCCGGGAAGCCGTCGACGAACTCGGCCTGGAGGTCGGGTCGGTCGCGGTGGCGGTGATCAAGTCGACCAACGTCATGGTGGAGAAGTCCACGGTGACCGCCGCTAGCAGAGGGAGGAACAGTTCGTGA
- a CDS encoding winged helix-turn-helix transcriptional regulator, with translation MDGLADRLDDYTSDCRARVAFEVLGNRWDSVVVFTIAAYGPTRPAVLLTRIGGISPKVLNDALRRLEYNGLVERRPYQEAPPRVDYVLTDAGSALVEPMRVMAAWATRYADAVLEAQERFGTRETSRRSRASRRPR, from the coding sequence GTGGATGGTCTCGCGGATCGACTCGACGACTACACCTCGGACTGCCGCGCCCGGGTGGCGTTCGAGGTGCTCGGCAACCGTTGGGACAGCGTCGTGGTGTTCACGATCGCCGCCTACGGGCCAACCCGTCCGGCGGTGCTCCTCACCCGGATCGGCGGGATCAGTCCCAAGGTCCTCAACGACGCGCTGCGGCGTCTGGAGTACAACGGCCTGGTGGAACGCCGGCCCTATCAGGAGGCGCCACCGCGGGTGGACTACGTGCTCACGGACGCGGGCAGCGCACTGGTGGAACCGATGCGGGTGATGGCTGCCTGGGCCACCCGGTACGCCGACGCCGTCCTCGAGGCCCAGGAACGGTTCGGTACGCGGGAGACGTCCAGGCGCTCCCGAGCCTCCCGTCGGCCCCGCTGA
- a CDS encoding ABC transporter ATP-binding protein, whose protein sequence is MSSRPERSSAATASPALAVEVRDVEHRYGTGPDAVPAVGPITLDVPAGAFVVLVGASGCGKSTLLRLIAGFERPTAGDVFTGGATPTPGRGAGLVFQQPRLLPWKTVAGNVALALRYAGVPREQRVRRVPELLARVGLHDVAQRRTWQISGGQQQRVAIARALAVDSPLLLLDEPFAALDALTRERLQEDLRQVSVETGRTCVFVTHSVDEAVYLGSRVVVLTSRPGRVALDLDIDLPRTGIEPDELRGLPGYATLRATIGHAVRAAAGTSTLPGGPA, encoded by the coding sequence ATGTCCTCGCGTCCTGAGCGGTCCTCGGCGGCCACCGCGAGCCCGGCGCTGGCGGTGGAGGTACGCGACGTCGAACACCGGTACGGCACCGGCCCGGACGCGGTTCCGGCGGTCGGCCCGATCACCCTGGACGTGCCGGCGGGTGCCTTCGTGGTGCTGGTGGGCGCCTCCGGATGCGGCAAGAGCACCCTGCTGCGGCTGATCGCCGGCTTCGAGCGACCCACCGCCGGTGACGTGTTCACCGGTGGCGCCACACCGACCCCGGGGCGTGGCGCTGGCCTGGTGTTCCAGCAACCACGCCTGCTTCCCTGGAAGACCGTTGCCGGCAACGTCGCCCTCGCGCTGCGGTACGCCGGCGTGCCCCGCGAGCAACGGGTCCGTCGGGTGCCCGAACTACTCGCCCGGGTCGGCCTGCACGACGTCGCGCAGCGGCGGACCTGGCAGATCTCCGGAGGGCAGCAGCAGCGGGTCGCCATCGCCCGCGCCCTGGCGGTCGACAGCCCCCTGCTGCTGCTCGACGAGCCGTTCGCCGCGCTCGACGCCCTCACCCGCGAACGCCTGCAGGAGGATCTGCGCCAGGTCAGCGTCGAGACCGGTCGTACCTGTGTGTTCGTCACGCACAGCGTCGACGAGGCCGTGTACCTCGGCAGCAGAGTGGTCGTGTTGACCAGCCGCCCCGGACGCGTCGCGCTGGACCTCGACATCGACCTGCCGCGTACCGGGATCGAGCCGGACGAGCTTCGTGGCCTGCCCGGGTACGCGACCCTGCGCGCCACCATCGGCCACGCCGTACGGGCCGCGGCCGGAACGTCCACACTGCCGGGAGGACCAGCATGA
- a CDS encoding ABC transporter permease, with protein MTVVPTVRPAEETLLRRPPSTVADRRMRSGRGRRLALRVAAIGALLLLWQLAAVLTQNPTFIPAPNAVWDRLIETSTTHDGARGYSGHYLIEHLGVSLRRILIGSVVGVVAGLVVGVVMGTVGWVRVVTEPVVTFVRALPPLAYFSLFVIWFGIDETPKLWLLSIAALPPVAVATASAVYGAPSALVEAVRALGAGRWEVIRDVVLPNALPEIFTGVRLAVGIAYSSVVAAETINGVPGIGGMVRDAQRYSQTDTVVLGLLAIGLSGLLIDALLRGAENRLIPWRGRG; from the coding sequence GTGACCGTTGTTCCGACCGTGCGCCCGGCGGAGGAGACGCTCCTGCGCCGCCCGCCCTCCACTGTGGCCGACCGGAGGATGCGATCCGGGCGTGGGCGTAGGCTCGCCCTGCGTGTGGCGGCGATCGGCGCCCTGCTGCTGCTGTGGCAACTGGCCGCGGTCCTCACCCAGAATCCGACGTTCATCCCGGCACCGAACGCGGTGTGGGACCGGCTGATCGAGACCTCCACCACCCACGACGGCGCCCGTGGCTACAGCGGCCACTACCTGATCGAGCACCTCGGGGTCAGCCTGCGGCGGATCCTCATCGGATCGGTGGTCGGCGTGGTGGCCGGGCTCGTCGTCGGCGTGGTCATGGGCACCGTCGGCTGGGTCCGGGTGGTCACCGAGCCGGTGGTCACGTTCGTCCGCGCGCTGCCCCCGCTGGCCTACTTCAGCTTGTTCGTCATCTGGTTCGGCATCGACGAGACGCCGAAGTTGTGGCTGCTCTCCATCGCGGCGCTGCCGCCGGTCGCCGTCGCGACCGCATCGGCCGTGTACGGCGCACCCTCGGCGCTGGTCGAGGCGGTGCGCGCACTGGGTGCCGGCCGATGGGAGGTGATCCGCGACGTGGTACTGCCGAACGCCCTTCCGGAGATCTTCACCGGTGTCCGGCTGGCGGTCGGCATCGCCTACTCCTCGGTGGTCGCAGCCGAGACCATCAACGGGGTGCCCGGCATCGGGGGCATGGTCCGGGATGCCCAGCGGTATTCCCAGACCGACACCGTGGTGCTCGGCCTCCTCGCCATCGGACTGTCCGGCCTGCTCATCGACGCGCTGTTGCGGGGGGCGGAGAACCGGCTCATTCCCTGGCGTGGCCGGGGCTGA
- the modA gene encoding molybdate ABC transporter substrate-binding protein, protein MSVRRFRTTLAVLTGLAVVALSGCGGDDTAEPGSGNSSPGVSRTVTVFAAASLTESFTTIGKDFEAANPGVKVTFSFAGSSALATQINQGAPADVFASAAPTNMKVVTDAGNGDGTPTTFVKNQLVIAVPKGNPNGVTGLSDLTKPDAKVALCAEQVPCGAAAKKALDAARVKLTPVTLEQDVKAALSKVKLGEVDASLVYRTDAKAATADVDGIEFPESAGAINDYPIIVLKDAPNKTAAQAFIAYVLSDTGKSVLTAAGFQAP, encoded by the coding sequence GTGAGCGTACGACGATTCCGCACTACTCTGGCCGTACTCACCGGGCTCGCGGTCGTGGCACTGTCCGGCTGCGGTGGTGACGACACGGCCGAGCCGGGCTCAGGAAACAGCAGTCCCGGCGTTTCCAGGACGGTGACGGTGTTCGCGGCGGCGTCGCTGACCGAGTCGTTCACCACCATCGGCAAGGACTTCGAGGCGGCGAACCCCGGGGTGAAGGTCACGTTCAGCTTCGCCGGCAGTTCGGCGTTGGCGACCCAGATCAACCAGGGCGCCCCGGCGGACGTCTTCGCCTCCGCCGCTCCGACGAACATGAAGGTCGTCACCGACGCCGGCAACGGGGACGGCACGCCGACGACGTTCGTAAAGAACCAGCTCGTCATCGCCGTACCGAAAGGCAACCCGAACGGCGTGACCGGGCTGAGCGACCTGACCAAGCCGGACGCCAAGGTCGCGCTCTGCGCCGAGCAGGTCCCGTGCGGAGCAGCGGCGAAGAAGGCCCTCGACGCCGCCAGGGTGAAACTCACCCCGGTCACCCTCGAACAGGACGTCAAGGCCGCCCTGTCGAAGGTGAAGCTGGGCGAGGTCGACGCGTCGCTGGTCTACCGCACCGACGCGAAAGCCGCCACCGCCGACGTCGACGGGATCGAGTTCCCCGAGTCGGCCGGCGCGATCAACGACTACCCGATCATCGTGCTGAAGGACGCCCCCAACAAGACCGCCGCACAGGCGTTCATCGCCTACGTGCTCTCCGACACCGGCAAGAGCGTGCTCACGGCGGCCGGCTTCCAGGCCCCGTAA
- a CDS encoding class I SAM-dependent methyltransferase: protein MAGEPVPLSAWQTLTVEQSRRWTEVLDHLAAALPPGAVTVVVDGGSPHSGVVADRLADTLHAVGRPCARLGDSTPLADEDTWHIDRTPDTVAVADGPRWRAHPSAGKWDVVIWLRTPPAGPTAHGDHGHGCDVVIDLHDPGWPVIRQLADRLAPRERWYISESRAFFAIRAATWDTRFGDDLPAYAGAVTEARIPSGGVAVDVGCGTGRALPALRHAVGPHGTVIGLDLTPQMLTAARGHSRDASATLIVGDARHLPFGDAAVDVIFAAGLLTHLPDPEAGLRELARITRPGGRLVIFHPSGRAALAARHGRTLHPDEPLAEAPLRRLTDHAGWRLTGYDDPAHRFLATGTRQPG from the coding sequence ATGGCTGGTGAACCGGTGCCGCTATCGGCATGGCAGACCCTGACCGTCGAGCAGAGCCGCAGGTGGACCGAGGTCCTCGACCACCTCGCCGCCGCACTTCCACCGGGTGCCGTCACCGTCGTCGTCGACGGCGGCAGCCCGCACTCGGGCGTCGTCGCCGACCGCCTCGCCGACACCCTGCACGCCGTCGGTCGCCCCTGCGCCCGCCTCGGCGACAGCACGCCGCTCGCCGACGAGGACACCTGGCACATCGACCGGACCCCGGACACCGTCGCCGTCGCCGACGGACCACGGTGGCGTGCCCACCCGTCCGCCGGCAAGTGGGACGTGGTCATCTGGCTACGCACCCCACCCGCCGGCCCCACCGCGCACGGCGACCACGGGCACGGGTGTGACGTCGTCATCGACCTGCACGACCCCGGCTGGCCCGTGATCCGGCAACTCGCCGACCGGCTCGCCCCCCGGGAACGCTGGTACATCAGCGAGTCCCGCGCCTTCTTCGCGATCCGGGCCGCGACCTGGGACACCAGGTTCGGCGACGACCTGCCCGCGTACGCCGGTGCCGTCACCGAGGCGCGAATACCGTCCGGCGGGGTGGCCGTCGACGTCGGCTGCGGCACCGGCCGTGCCCTGCCCGCTCTCCGGCACGCCGTCGGTCCGCACGGCACCGTGATCGGCCTCGACCTCACCCCGCAGATGCTCACCGCCGCCAGGGGGCACAGCCGGGACGCGTCGGCGACCCTGATCGTCGGCGACGCCCGACACCTTCCCTTCGGGGACGCCGCCGTCGACGTGATCTTCGCCGCCGGTCTGCTCACCCACCTACCCGACCCCGAGGCCGGGCTGCGCGAACTCGCCCGGATCACCCGACCCGGCGGCCGTCTCGTGATCTTCCACCCCTCCGGCCGCGCCGCGCTCGCCGCCCGGCACGGTCGTACCCTGCACCCCGACGAACCTCTCGCCGAGGCCCCGCTGCGTCGGCTGACCGACCACGCGGGCTGGCGGCTCACCGGCTACGACGACCCGGCACACCGGTTCCTCGCCACCGGCACCCGGCAACCCGGCTAG
- a CDS encoding taurine ABC transporter substrate-binding protein: MHRRPHPLTAILAAILVISGSTGCGDGAASGGDPQEKSIRIAYQAFPSGDLIVKNHRLLEKALPDYEITWTKFDSGASINTAFVAGSLDIAAIGSSPVARGLSAPLNIPYQVAFVLDVAGDNEALVARNGTGINAVADLRGKKVGTPFASTAHYSLLAALARAGVKESDVDIVDLEPQDILAAWNRGDLDAAYSWLPSLDELKKSGKVLLTSRELATAGKPTLDLGVVSTAFVQAHPEAVDAWRKVEAEALDLIADDPDAAADAVGKELNISTADAKHQLGQGVFLKPADQASPEWLGTPDQVGALARNLLAAAEFLKAQNKIDAVPDLDRIEKAIYNKGLPDVLAS, encoded by the coding sequence GTGCACCGACGTCCCCACCCGCTCACCGCGATCCTCGCGGCCATCCTGGTGATCAGTGGCTCCACCGGCTGCGGCGACGGAGCCGCCAGTGGCGGCGACCCGCAGGAGAAGTCGATCCGGATCGCCTACCAGGCGTTTCCCAGCGGTGACCTGATCGTGAAGAACCACCGCCTGCTGGAGAAGGCGCTGCCGGACTACGAGATCACCTGGACCAAGTTCGACTCCGGGGCCAGCATCAACACCGCGTTCGTGGCCGGGAGCCTCGACATCGCCGCCATCGGCTCGAGTCCGGTGGCCCGGGGTCTCTCCGCCCCGCTGAACATCCCGTACCAGGTGGCCTTTGTGCTCGACGTCGCCGGCGACAACGAGGCGCTCGTCGCCCGCAACGGCACCGGCATCAACGCGGTGGCCGACCTGCGTGGAAAGAAGGTCGGTACGCCGTTCGCCTCGACGGCGCACTACAGCCTGCTCGCCGCGCTGGCCCGCGCGGGCGTCAAGGAATCCGACGTCGACATCGTCGACCTGGAACCGCAGGACATCCTCGCGGCCTGGAACCGGGGCGACCTCGACGCCGCCTACTCCTGGCTGCCGTCGCTGGACGAACTCAAGAAGAGCGGCAAGGTGCTGCTGACAAGCCGTGAGTTGGCCACCGCCGGCAAGCCGACGCTCGATCTCGGCGTCGTCTCCACCGCGTTCGTACAGGCGCATCCCGAGGCCGTCGACGCCTGGCGCAAGGTAGAGGCCGAGGCGCTCGACCTGATCGCCGACGACCCCGATGCCGCGGCGGACGCGGTCGGTAAGGAACTGAACATCAGTACCGCCGACGCCAAGCACCAACTCGGCCAGGGAGTGTTCCTCAAGCCCGCGGACCAGGCCAGCCCGGAGTGGCTCGGTACACCGGACCAGGTCGGTGCGCTCGCCCGGAACCTGCTGGCGGCTGCCGAGTTCCTGAAGGCCCAGAACAAGATCGATGCGGTGCCGGACCTGGACAGGATCGAGAAAGCCATCTACAACAAGGGACTGCCGGATGTCCTCGCGTCCTGA